In Neovison vison isolate M4711 chromosome 11, ASM_NN_V1, whole genome shotgun sequence, one genomic interval encodes:
- the LOC122919245 gene encoding growth-regulated alpha protein-like, with amino-acid sequence MARAAAAPRALRLLGAALLLLLLLPAGRRAAGAPVAAELRCQCLQTVQGIHLKNIQNVVLTPSGPHCEQTEVIATLKNGQEVCLNPEAPLVKRLINKMLNKASTN; translated from the exons AtggcccgcgccgccgccgccccccgcgcCCTCCGGCTCCTCGGCGccgcgctgctgctgctgctgctgctccccgcCGGCCGCCGCGCCGCAG GGGCGCCCGTGGCCGCCGAGCTGCGCTGCCAGTGCCTGCAGACCGTGCAGGGGATTCACCTCAAGAATATCCAGAACGTCGTGCTGACGCCCTCGGGACCCCACTGCGAGCAGACGGAAGTCAT AGCCACTCTCAAGAATGGGCAGGAGGTTTGTCTCAACCCCGAAGCCCCCCTGGTCAAGAGACTCATCAACAAGATGCTGAACAA GGCCAGCACCAACTGA